In one window of Juglans regia cultivar Chandler chromosome 3, Walnut 2.0, whole genome shotgun sequence DNA:
- the LOC109020716 gene encoding probable aspartyl protease At4g16563, with amino-acid sequence MLNIGQTQAEQQRNPNSVLVLGMTRSRTSLPSPKASYRNSAKRPSEVSDMMEPLRGVRDGYLISLNLGTPAQIIQVYVDTGSDLTWVPCGNLTFDCIDCDDYRNNKLTANFSPSFSSSSARDLCGSSFCVNVHSSDSYLDPCTMAGCSLLTLLKATCPRPCPSFAYTYGAGGVVTGTLTRDTLRVHGTNKPSSVTRETPKFCFGCVGSTYREPIGIAGFGRGALSLPSQLGFLQKGFSHCFLAFKFANNPNISSPLVVGDAAISSKDYLQFTPMLKSPMYPNYYYIGLEAISVGNVSAIKVPLKLSDFDLQGNGAMLIDSGTTYTHLPEPLYSQLLSLLQSEISYPRAMDMEMRTGFDLCYRVPCTNNNIMDDLLPTITFHFIKNTSLILPQGNHFYAMGAPSNSTVVKCLLFRSMDDGDYGPAGVFGSFQQQNVEVVYDLKKERVGFQPIDCASYAAAQGLHKI; translated from the coding sequence ATGTTGAATATTGGCCAAACTCAAGCCGAACAGCAGAGAAACCCTAATTCAGTACTGGTCCTTGGTATGACTCGTTCTAGGACCTCCCTTCCTTCTCCAAAAGCCTCCTATAGGAACTCAGCAAAGAGACCATCGGAAGTCTCAGACATGATGGAGCCGCTGAGGGGGGTTAGAGATGGGTATTTAATATCTCTTAATTTGGGGACACCTGCACAAATCATTCAAGTATACGTGGATACGGGGAGTGACCTTACCTGGGTTCCTTGTGGGAATCTAACATTCGATTGCATAGATTGTGATGACTACAGGAACAATAAGTTGACAGCCaatttctctccctctttttcttcttcatcagcTAGGGATCTTTGTGGCAGCTCCTTCTGCGTCAATGTCCATAGCTCAGATAGTTATCTTGATCCTTGCACTATGGCTGGATGCTCGTTGCTTACCCTTCTCAAAGCCACGTGCCCCAGACCATGCCCTTCATTTGCTTATACCTATGGTGCAGGTGGGGTTGTCACTGGGACACTTACTAGGGATACACTTAGGGTTCATGGAACTAATAAGCCTAGTTCTGTCACTAGAGAAACCCCAAAGTTTTGTTTTGGGTGCGTTGGTTCTACATATAGAGAACCTATTGGCATTGCAGGGTTTGGTAGGGGTGCACTTTCTCTTCCTTCACAACTAGGGTTCCTGCAAAAGGGCTTCTCCCACTGCTTCTTAGCCTTTAAATTTGCAAATAACCCTAATATATCAAGCCCATTAGTTGTGGGAGATGCTGCCATTTCTTCTAAAGACTACTTACAATTCACCCCAATGTTGAAGAGCCCCATGTATCCAAACTACTACTATATTGGTCTAGAGGCCATATCTGTAGGCAATGTCAGTGCAATCAAAGTGCCATTGAAGTTGAGTGATTTTGATTTGCAAGGTAATGGGGCCATGTTGATAGATTCGGGAACCACTTATACTCACCTTCCTGAGCCATTGTACTCACAACTTCTTTCACTTCTGCAATCAGAAATATCTTATCCTAGAGCCATGGATATGGAGATGAGAACAGGTTTTGATCTTTGTTATAGAGTTCCATGTACGAATAATAACATTATGGATGATCTCCTTCCTACAATAACTTTCCATTTCATAAAAAACACGAGCCTTATTTTACCTCAAGGAAATCACTTCTACGCCATGGGAGCCCCAAGTAACTCGACGGTGGTGAAATGCCTACTGTTCCGAAGCATGGATGATGGTGATTACGGGCCGGCTGGGGTATTTGGGAGCTTCCAACAGCAAAACGTGGAGGTTGTTTATGActtaaagaaagagagagttggCTTTCAACCTATTGACTGTGCTTCGTATGCAGCTGCTCAAGgacttcataaaatataa
- the LOC109020717 gene encoding ras-related protein RABF2a: MATTGNKNINAKLVLLGDVGAGKSSLVLRFVKGQFIEFQESTIGAAFFSQTLAVNDATVKFEIWDTAGQERYHSLAPMYYRGAAAAIIVYDITNQASFERAKKWVQELQAQGNPNMVMALAGNKADLLDTRKVAAEEAQAYAQENGLYFLETSAKTAANVNDIFHEIAKRLPRVQPVQNPSGMVLMDRPAERVASASCCS, from the exons ATGGCTACAACTGGGAACAAGAACATTAATGCCAAATTG GTACTTCTTGGTGATGTTGGAGCTGGGAAGTCTAGTTTAGTCTTGCGCTTTGTTAAAGGGCAATTTATTGAGTTTCAG GAATCAACAATAGGTGCTGCCTTTTTCTCACAAACTTTGGCTGTAAATGATGCAACAGtcaaatttgagatttgggaCACAGCTGGTCAAGAGAGATATCATAGCTTGGCTCCTATGTACTACAGAGGAGCTGCTGCTGCAATTATTGTGTATGATATTACAAACCAA GCCTCATTTGAGCGGGCAAAAAAATGGGTCCAAGAGCTTCAAGCACAAG GCAATCCAAATATGGTCATGGCATTGGCTGGCAACAAAGCGGATTTGCTAGATACGAGAAAGGTGGCAGCAGAG GAAGCACAAGCATATGCTCAGGAAAATGGCCTTTACTTCTTGGAAACCTCTGCAAAAACTGCAGCTAATGTCAATGACATCTTCCACGAGATAG CAAAAAGACTACCTCGAGTGCAACCAGTCCAGAATCCATCAGGAATGGTTCTTATGGATAGACCTGCGGAAAGGGTAGCAAGTGCATCTTGTTGCTCTTAA